In the genome of Cryptomeria japonica chromosome 8, Sugi_1.0, whole genome shotgun sequence, one region contains:
- the LOC131054659 gene encoding F-box/FBD/LRR-repeat protein At5g56420 isoform X2: protein MEIQIDRLSDLPDNLLCCNILSHLSLKDIIRISVLSHRWKTLWTNIPHIDFSESVFDSIILLLSHLVKIPDVNHPVKYVENLINNILSLHSAPLESLRFDLSFQEGQNRLGEKVLNKVSIERCINLAAVKGVKKVALHCRVMWGRHLPPSLFACELLRVLEIEGFWFTAIPREFKGFMFLKACSFWEVADLTDERLQQLIAVCPLLEKLVIKRCASLFNLSICAPNLIYLNLGTSSIENVIADCPQLVEIKIKDCFMLCKFELNSFPFLQEMEASEISALTELPAMKSLKKLSLRIGIDSPFGVLVGTFPDLEELKITDILIQDMATGEVAADMAFPNLKKADVHISSDIWGQKEVALLDFFLDNAPKLNSMILCETPIGTTLFTDPEFMSQFT, encoded by the exons ATGGAGATTCAGATCGATAGGTTGAGTGACTTGCCTGACAATTTACTGTGCTGTAACATTCTTTCTCATCTCTCTTTGAAAGATATAATTCGCATCTCTGTTCTGTCTCACAGATGGAAAACCCTTTGGACAAACATTCCCCACATCGATTTTTCTGAGTCTGTCTTCGATTCAATCATATTACTTCTTTCCCACCTTGTGAAAATTCCAGACGTCAACCACCCAGTTAAGTACGTGGAAAATTTGATAAACAATATCCTTTCGCTTCACTCTGCCCCTCTTGAGAGTCTACGGTTTGATCTTTCCTTCCAGGAAGGTCAGAATCGATTAGGGGAAAAAGTACTGAACAAAGTGAGCATTGAGCGATGTATAAATCTGGCAGCTGTGAAGGGAGTGAAAAAAGTTGCTCTTCATTGCAGGGTAATGTGGGGGAGGCATTTACCACCTTCTCTGTTTGCCTGTGAGCTTTTGAGGGTTTTGGAAATTGAGGGTTTTTGGTTTACAGCAATACCTAGAGAGTTTAAGGGTTTTATGTTTTTAAAGGCTTGTTCGTTTTGGGAGGTTGCTGATTTGACTGATGAGAGACTGCAACAGCTCATAGCAGTGTGCCCACTTCTTGAGAAGTTGGTGATCAAGCGCTGTGCCAGCTTGTTTAATTTGAGCATCTGTGCACCCAATCTGATTTACTTGAACTTAGGAACTTCTTCTATAGAAAACGTTATAGCAGATTGCCCCCAGTTGGTCGAGATCAAAATAAAGGATTGTTTCATGTTGTGTAAATTTGAGCTTAATTCGTTCCCATTTCTGCAAGAAATGGAGGCATCGGAAATTTCAGCACTTACAGAGCTTCCAGCTATGAAATCCTTGAAAAAGTTGTCCCTTCGAATAGGGATAGATAGCCCATTTGGGGTCCTCGTCGGCACCTTTCCAGACCTTGAAGAGCTCAAAATCACAGACATTCTTATCCAG GACATGGCGACAGGGGAAGTGGCTGCAGACATGGCCTTTCCAAATCTGAAGAAAGCAGATGTACATATTTCATCAGACATATGGGGTCAAAAGGAAGTGGCTTTGTTGGATTTCTTTCTTGACAATGCTCCCAAGTTGAACTCTATGATTCTCTGCGAAACTCCAATTGGAACAACATTATTTACTGATCCAGAGTTCATGAGTCAGTTTACTTAG
- the LOC131054659 gene encoding F-box/FBD/LRR-repeat protein At5g56420 isoform X1, translating to MEIQIDRLSDLPDNLLCCNILSHLSLKDIIRISVLSHRWKTLWTNIPHIDFSESVFDSIILLLSHLVKIPDVNHPVKYVENLINNILSLHSAPLESLRFDLSFQEGQNRLGEKVLNKVSIERCINLAAVKGVKKVALHCRVMWGRHLPPSLFACELLRVLEIEGFWFTAIPREFKGFMFLKACSFWEVADLTDERLQQLIAVCPLLEKLVIKRCASLFNLSICAPNLIYLNLGTSSIENVIADCPQLVEIKIKDCFMLCKFELNSFPFLQEMEASEISALTELPAMKSLKKLSLRIGIDSPFGVLVGTFPDLEELKITDILIQPFWGWQDMATGEVAADMAFPNLKKADVHISSDIWGQKEVALLDFFLDNAPKLNSMILCETPIGTTLFTDPEFMSQFT from the exons ATGGAGATTCAGATCGATAGGTTGAGTGACTTGCCTGACAATTTACTGTGCTGTAACATTCTTTCTCATCTCTCTTTGAAAGATATAATTCGCATCTCTGTTCTGTCTCACAGATGGAAAACCCTTTGGACAAACATTCCCCACATCGATTTTTCTGAGTCTGTCTTCGATTCAATCATATTACTTCTTTCCCACCTTGTGAAAATTCCAGACGTCAACCACCCAGTTAAGTACGTGGAAAATTTGATAAACAATATCCTTTCGCTTCACTCTGCCCCTCTTGAGAGTCTACGGTTTGATCTTTCCTTCCAGGAAGGTCAGAATCGATTAGGGGAAAAAGTACTGAACAAAGTGAGCATTGAGCGATGTATAAATCTGGCAGCTGTGAAGGGAGTGAAAAAAGTTGCTCTTCATTGCAGGGTAATGTGGGGGAGGCATTTACCACCTTCTCTGTTTGCCTGTGAGCTTTTGAGGGTTTTGGAAATTGAGGGTTTTTGGTTTACAGCAATACCTAGAGAGTTTAAGGGTTTTATGTTTTTAAAGGCTTGTTCGTTTTGGGAGGTTGCTGATTTGACTGATGAGAGACTGCAACAGCTCATAGCAGTGTGCCCACTTCTTGAGAAGTTGGTGATCAAGCGCTGTGCCAGCTTGTTTAATTTGAGCATCTGTGCACCCAATCTGATTTACTTGAACTTAGGAACTTCTTCTATAGAAAACGTTATAGCAGATTGCCCCCAGTTGGTCGAGATCAAAATAAAGGATTGTTTCATGTTGTGTAAATTTGAGCTTAATTCGTTCCCATTTCTGCAAGAAATGGAGGCATCGGAAATTTCAGCACTTACAGAGCTTCCAGCTATGAAATCCTTGAAAAAGTTGTCCCTTCGAATAGGGATAGATAGCCCATTTGGGGTCCTCGTCGGCACCTTTCCAGACCTTGAAGAGCTCAAAATCACAGACATTCTTATCCAG CCCTTTTGGGGATGGCAGGACATGGCGACAGGGGAAGTGGCTGCAGACATGGCCTTTCCAAATCTGAAGAAAGCAGATGTACATATTTCATCAGACATATGGGGTCAAAAGGAAGTGGCTTTGTTGGATTTCTTTCTTGACAATGCTCCCAAGTTGAACTCTATGATTCTCTGCGAAACTCCAATTGGAACAACATTATTTACTGATCCAGAGTTCATGAGTCAGTTTACTTAG